The Gemmatimonadota bacterium DNA window TCAGCCGCGCACTGATGTTACTGTTATCGCCCTTGCAGGCCCCGCGCTTGGTCACGAAGTTGTAGACCCCGCCCTTGCCTTCCTCGTCGCCGGGATACCAGTTCTGCACCGTGGAGTACTTGATCTGGGCGTCTTTCAGGGCCACGAGCTCGACGACCGCCGCATGGAGTTGATTCTCGTCCCGCATGGGGGCCGTGCAGCCTTCGAGGTAACTGACGTACGAACCCTTGTCGGCGATGATCAGCGTGCGCTCGAATTGTCCCGTTCCGGCCGTGTTTATGCGAAAGTAGGTGGACAGCTCCATGGGGCACCGGACACCCGGCGGGATGTAGCAGAAAGACCCGTCGCTGAAGACGGCCGAGTTGAGCGTCGCGAAGTAGTTGTCGCGGTAAGGCACCACGGTGCCCAGATATTTCTCTACCAGGTCGGGATGTTCCTGTGCGGCCTCGGAAAACGAACAGAAGATGATGCCCAGTTCAGCCAGTTTGTCCTTGAAGGTCGTGTGGACCGACACGCTGTCGAAGACCGCGTCGACGGCCACGCCCGCGAGCACCTTCTGCTCTTCCAGCGGAATCCCGAGCTTGTCGTAGGTCTCCAGCAGTTCGGGGTCCACCTCGTCGAGGCTGTTGTACTGCGGCGTGTTCTTCGGCGCCGCGTAATACACGATATCCTGATAATCGACCGGCGGATAGGCCATGTACTGCCAGTTGGGCTCCTTCATCGTAAGCCAGTGGCGGTACGCCTTGAGGCGCCATTCCAGCAGAAACCCGGGCTCATTCTTCTTG harbors:
- the sufB gene encoding Fe-S cluster assembly protein SufB; the encoded protein is MEAIETLAQQEYKEGWVTDIEMETAPPGLNEDIIRFISAKKNEPGFLLEWRLKAYRHWLTMKEPNWQYMAYPPVDYQDIVYYAAPKNTPQYNSLDEVDPELLETYDKLGIPLEEQKVLAGVAVDAVFDSVSVHTTFKDKLAELGIIFCSFSEAAQEHPDLVEKYLGTVVPYRDNYFATLNSAVFSDGSFCYIPPGVRCPMELSTYFRINTAGTGQFERTLIIADKGSYVSYLEGCTAPMRDENQLHAAVVELVALKDAQIKYSTVQNWYPGDEEGKGGVYNFVTKRGACKGDNSNISARLIPRPRHAGETAT